The segment AAGTTTGAGCCAAAATTAATACCAGCTAATTGTGATGAAAGTATAATAAATAAAAATGTTTGTGTTGAAGGTAAAAAATATAGTATTACTAGTTTACTTATGGGTGTGCCACATACAGTTTTGTTTGGAAAACTATGTGAATTTGACGTTAATGAAGGAAAATACATCGAAAAAAATGAGCTTTTTCCACAAGGTACAAATGTTGATTTTGCAGAGATCGTTAATAGAAATGAAGTCAATGTAGTAACATGGGAAAGAGGTGCAGGAGCTACTTTGGCTTGTGGTACAGGATGCACTGCTACGGTTGCTGCTGGAAATAAATTAAATTTACTCGATAATATTGTTAAAGTTAATGTTCCAGGTGGAGAACTTTTGGTAGAAATAAAAGATGGACTTGCGTTTATGACTGGTTCAGCAGAGATTTCATTTGAAGGGGTATGTGAAGTATAAAATGAGGTCTAAAAATAAAGTATTAACAGGAGTAGCTCTAGTATTGTTACTAAACATTGTGGCTTGTAACAAAAGCAATAAAGTACAGGTTAGAAATGTTGAAAAGGATAAGGAAGAGTTTAGCTTGGAAAATATTAAGTTACCTAAAATAATAGTAATAAGTGATAAAGATAAATCAAATGAACTTTACAAATTAGATAATTTATCTTTGAATAAAATAGGGGATTTTAAAGATGTTAATTTATTAGATTTTCACTATGATATTGAAAAAAAGTATATGTTGCCTTAGTGAATAATGTTAAAGATAGTGGGCAAAAAAGTAGTGAAGTAGAAATTAAAACAATAGATAAGAACTATACTTTGAAAAATTCAGCAGTGTACTGTGATATAAAAATTTCCCCTGATTCAAAAAGGATAGCTTTTAGAAGTTTTAAGGATAAAAATTTAACTGAGCCTGAAGGACTAAGAGTATACGATATCAACAGTCAAAGTGAAGTAAAGTTAAATAGTAAGGTTTTGGTTTCAGGAAGCGTTTATGAATGGTTAGATGAAAATAATGTTATATATTATGGTATTATTCCTGAGGAAAAAAATTCTAATAAAATATATAAATATAATATTTTAACTAAAGAAGAATCCGTTTATTTTGATAAATTAAATGGTTATTGTTTAAATGCTTTGCCAATTAAAAGTGAAGGAATTTTACTTCTTGAAAATTGTGATGAGGATTATAAGCTTTCTTATTATAATGAAAAAACAAAAGAAAAAAATTTAATAAGCGAAAATTTAAGTCAAATTGGTAAAGCGGTACTTGATGAAAATAACAATATTGTGTATTTTGTTGGCAAAAATGTGTCTACAGATAATTTTTCGCTTTTTTCAGTAAATCTATGTACTTTTGAGATCTCTCAATTAACCTATGATTTACCTAAAAATGTTGATATTAATTCTGGGATTGCATTAGATAAAAATAATAATGTTTTATTTTGTGGAAAAGATTCTATAAATAATAATGATGTTTACTTCTATGATGTAAAAAATAAATCTACAAATTTGATTACAGAGGTTACAAAGGAATATAAAATATTTAAAGACAATTGAAGGATAAAAAGTCTTTTTTATCTGACAAGTTTAACTAATGAAAACTAGTAAATATAAATAGCTATTGTAATGGTGTTTTTAAAGAAGATACTTTAAAAACTCATCATTACAATAGCTGTTTTTTGTTAATTATATAAAATTTTATAAAATATGTTTAAAGTAATAAAAAAAGGCTATAAATATAATAATAGAATATTTATTTAAAGGAAGTAAGTATGTTGGATAATAATGAAAAAAATTAGGTTATTTTAAAATTGATGAAAGCATAGTGTATAAAATGTCACCAGATATGGCTTATAAGTTTTATATTTTTCCTTTCAAAATTTCAGAGAATAAAGTCCATATAATAAGTGTTAATGAATTAGATAATACAGTTGAAACTTATATTAAATTTATTTATAAAAAAGACATTGTGAAATTATATATATGGGATAAGCAGGATGTATATGTAATTTTAAGTAAGTATTATAAAAAAATTAATTGACAATGCAATGGAACAATTCAATAAAGAGGATAAAGAAAATTTATATTTTACAGTACAAGAAAATAATAAGAATGTTGATGAGGCACCTGCTGTAAAGATAGTAAGTTTTTTAATAGATCAAGGTATAAACATGAATGCAAGTGATATACATATTGAACCTTATGAAAAAATGGTTTTAATAAGATTTAGAATTGATGGAATATTGAATAAGTATTTGCAATTACCAAATAGCATATATAATTCTCTTTCTGCGAGAATAAAAATTATGGCTAATATGGATATTTCAAAGAAGTTTATTCCATTAGATGGTAAGATATCCTATACATTAGGAAAAGATAAATACGATTTAAGAATATCAACCTTACCAACGCTATATGGTGAAAAAATTGTCATAAGAATTTTATACAAGAATTATGAAAATGTTTATATAGAGGAATTAGGTTTTAGTGATAGTGATTATAAAAATATTAAAAAATTAATTTGTTCAAAAGGTGGAATGATTTTGGTTACTGGACCAACTGGAAGTGGTAAGACAACCACCTTATATTCATTATTGAATGCTATGGATAAAAGCAAAAATAACATAATGACTATAGAAGATCCTGTAGAATATAATATGTGTTACATAAATCAGGTTAATGTAAATAATAAAAGTGGTTTAACTTTTGCGTATGGGCTTAGAAGCCTTTTGAGGCAAGACCCAGATATTATCCTAATTGGAGAAATAAGAGATAATGAAACAGCAGAAATTGCTATTAAAGCTGCACTTACAGGACATTTGGTTTTATCAACTCTACATACTAAAGATGCTGCAAGTGCAGTTACTAGGTTAATGGATATGAAAATTGAAAATTATTTACTGGCAGATACTCTACTTGGTGTAGTATCTCAAAGACTAGTTAGAAAAATATGTAACAACTGTAAAGAATCTGTTTTGCCATTAGAAGAAGAAAAAAGAAAATTGAATTTAAATGAGGGGGAAGTTATATATAGGGGAAGGGGGTGTAATAAATGCAATGGCACTGGATATTTTTCTAGGACAGTAATATGTGAGGTTATGGAAATAAATGATTACAGAAGGGAGACTATTAGAAAAACCAATATTTACAATAGAGAGAAGAATTTGAAAGAAAATATGAAATTACTAAAACAAAGTGCCATTGAATTAGTAAAGGAAGGCATTACAACCTATGAAGAAGTTTTAAAATATATTGTTTAAAGGGGATTATTTTGAGAAAGTTTTATTATAAAGCTATTAATTTAAAAGCAAATAAAATAAAAGGTAGATGTGAATGTGATAGTTCTAACAAACTTAGGCAAATTTTAAGAGAAAAAGAGTATTACATACTAAGCTTTAGAGAAATTAAAAATTATAGGGCAAAGAAAAAATTTACTCTTAAAGAAAATGCTATGTTTTGTAAGAAATTATACGATTTACTAAGCTCCGGGATTAGTTTGATTAATGCATTAAATATAATGGGTTCACAAAGTGAGGATGATTTTTCAAAAGCTGTTTTTTTACAACTAGTTGAGGATGTGTCAAAAGGTAAGAGCTTAAATGGAAGCATTAAAAATTCTAATAATATTTTTCCTAATTTTACTGTGTTCCTAACGAAGATTGGTGAGGATAGCGGAAATTTAGAAAAGATATTTAATATGCTTTATAAACATTACTATAGTAGATATATGCTTAAAAATAAAATAGAAAAAGCTCTTATTTATCCCAGTATAACTGTTTTGCTTTTTTTATAACAGTTATATTTATGAGAATTAAAGTACTGCCTGTATTTCTTTCTATGATTAAGGAATTAGGGGGATATTCCTATTTCCACTAAAATATTTTTGTGGAGTATAGACAATATATGGATAGTTATTGTTTTTTTCCTTATTGTTATATTTACAAGTATAATAAAAAATAAAAGTTTTCTACAGTCTATAAAGTTTAAAATGCCTTATATAAAAAAGTATTTAATAATGTGGGAACAAATTAAATTTATAGAAAGTCTTAATGTATTAATAACTAGTGGTGTAAGCATTATTGATGCTATTACTTTAATTCTGGAGTCTACTTCTAATATCTATATTAAGGATAAATATAAAATGGTATTAGAAGAAATAAATAAAGGCGAAAATCTATTTAAAGCCCTAGAAGCTACAGAATTATTTTCTAAGCAGGTTGTTTCGATGTTTTATATTGCAGAGACAAGCGGAAAGATGGATAGTTGTACAGAAAATTTGGTGAAAATTT is part of the Haloimpatiens sp. FM7315 genome and harbors:
- a CDS encoding type II secretion system F family protein; the protein is MRKFYYKAINLKANKIKGRCECDSSNKLRQILREKEYYILSFREIKNYRAKKKFTLKENAMFCKKLYDLLSSGISLINALNIMGSQSEDDFSKAVFLQLVEDVSKGKSLNGSIKNSNNIFPNFTVFLTKIGEDSGNLEKIFNMLYKHYYSRYMLKNKIEKALIYPSITVLLFL
- a CDS encoding GspE/PulE family protein; translated protein: MEQFNKEDKENLYFTVQENNKNVDEAPAVKIVSFLIDQGINMNASDIHIEPYEKMVLIRFRIDGILNKYLQLPNSIYNSLSARIKIMANMDISKKFIPLDGKISYTLGKDKYDLRISTLPTLYGEKIVIRILYKNYENVYIEELGFSDSDYKNIKKLICSKGGMILVTGPTGSGKTTTLYSLLNAMDKSKNNIMTIEDPVEYNMCYINQVNVNNKSGLTFAYGLRSLLRQDPDIILIGEIRDNETAEIAIKAALTGHLVLSTLHTKDAASAVTRLMDMKIENYLLADTLLGVVSQRLVRKICNNCKESVLPLEEEKRKLNLNEGEVIYRGRGCNKCNGTGYFSRTVICEVMEINDYRRETIRKTNIYNREKNLKENMKLLKQSAIELVKEGITTYEEVLKYIV
- the dapF gene encoding diaminopimelate epimerase; its protein translation is MKFTKMQGCGNDFIMIDDINEKLNNINEIVPKLCDRHFSIGADGVILVRKSTVGDIKMVIINSDGSLAGMCGNGIRCFSKYIWEKDIVKKEEISVETGDGIKIAKLVSHEDKVISVSINMGYPKFEPKLIPANCDESIINKNVCVEGKKYSITSLLMGVPHTVLFGKLCEFDVNEGKYIEKNELFPQGTNVDFAEIVNRNEVNVVTWERGAGATLACGTGCTATVAAGNKLNLLDNIVKVNVPGGELLVEIKDGLAFMTGSAEISFEGVCEV
- a CDS encoding type II secretion system F family protein, encoding MWSIDNIWIVIVFFLIVIFTSIIKNKSFLQSIKFKMPYIKKYLIMWEQIKFIESLNVLITSGVSIIDAITLILESTSNIYIKDKYKMVLEEINKGENLFKALEATELFSKQVVSMFYIAETSGKMDSCTENLVKILNDDFTLKLDKLVKMIEPFTILIISIFIGFMLLGVLMPIMNITSSLSV